GCGGGCGCCTTCGAGGGGCGGTTTCCGCCCCCTTCTATGTTAGCGGCAAGCGCTGGACCACGGTAGCCAAAACCGGCGTTCCGGGGCGCACCTCCGCATCACACCGACGATCGAAGTGTCGCGCGGGTCACTCGTCAACGCGCTGGGGAGAGCGGCTCGAATTCGGCCCGCCAGGTGCGCGGCGCGTCGTCGTCGCCCGCCGGTGCCTCGTCGATCCACGTGAAGGCGCCGTTCCCCGACAACGTGACGCACGCCGTCCCGCCGTTCTCCCCCGCCCGAGCCTGCGACCAAACGAGTTCCCGCGAGCCCACGTCGCCGTACAGGACGCGCGCCGCGGATGCCGGACGGTCGTCCAGAATCGTGATCTCCGGACGGTCGGCCCCGGTGCTGTAGGTGATGTGAGCGAACCGCTGGCGCGGCCGGCCATCCTCCTCCCAGTCGAGGAACACCAGCACCGCGCAACCGCCCAAGACCCTGTACCCCCGCAGGGTCGCCGGCGCTGCCGGCTCCGCGTCGCCCGCCAGCCGACCCTCGAAGCGGCCGACCAGGCGGTCCAGCGGAGCGAAGCCGTCCGCGGTGCAGCGGCCGCCTCCGGCGTAGGTGTGCGCGTCCCCGCCGGCGGGGTCCAGCGTGGGCACGTCGGCTGTCCGCGAGAACTCCATGATCCAGTTGTTCGACCACGTTTCGCCGCCGTCGCGGGTGTAGGCGTCGTCCCACCGCAGCGACCGCGGGCCTATGTCGTTGAAGGAATACCGGGCGAGGGTGGTGGTCCCGTCCGCGTTCTCGCTCGAGGAGAAGAAGTCCCCGCGGCCGTGTCGGAAGCCGCCGCTCAGGCTGGAGGAGCCGGCCCTGTTCGCGCCCGGCCAGTTGAGCCACAGCGTCCACTCGCCCCGCGCCGGATCGTAGTAGCGCAGGCTGTAGCCCTTGATGCGCTCCGAGTCCCACAACTCCAGCACCGCCTTCCCGTTCAGGATCGGATAGATGCGCGCCACGGCCCGGTGCGTGTCCTTCCACGAGAAGTCAGGCTGACGTATGCGCAGGTTCACGTCCCATTCGCCCACCCAGAAGTCGAACTGCCGGGCCTCCGCCGGCAGGTCCGCGGACACCGGCCACGCCGGCGCGTACGCTCGCCCCTGGGCCAGCACGGGTAACGCGACCGCAAGGAGGAGCGCAGCGGCGAACGGCGCTGCGGCGAGCCAGCGCGACCGACGCGTCGACGAAGCGGATCGAAGCATTGTGACGGCTCCTTACAAGGTGGGAATTCCGGGGGGAGGAATCGAACCTCCACAGCGAGATCCAAAGACTCGCGTCCTGCCATTAGACGACCCCGGAGCAGCTGAAAAGCTATACAAGGCCCCGAGGCGACGCTATCCGCCCGGCGATCCCTCAGCCGCGGGGGTCGCGGTCGGCCGCCGGGCCGCCGCGCAGCGCGACGTCGTCCTCCACCGCGGTCTCCACGATGTCCTCGCTGCCGCCCACCTCACCCCACGAAAGCCCGATCCGCGACGCGTACCAGAGTCCTATCAACGTCACCGGGATGAAGCCGGCCAGGTGGAAGCCGATTGCGAACGCCGCGGCCGGCGTGGGGTCGACGCCCCAGACGCCCTCCAGGCCCACGGTCGCGGCCCACTGGTAGAGCCCGAAGAATCCGGGCGCCGACGGCACCGCGACGACGAGCGAGATGATCGACTGGAGAAACATGGCGCCTATGAACGGAACGTCGATCCCGAACGCCTTGAAAGCGAGCCAGAAGCCCAGCGAATTATACAGCCAGAGGCCGATCGACCACGCGCTGATCTCCACCAGGAGGCGCGGGTTCTTCAGCACCTTGAGCCCGGATAGAAACGCCTCGAGGGCGTCGACGATGGGGCGGCAGAAGGACCGGGGCAGGGTCGCTCTGGCGAGCCGCTCGGCCCACGCCACCGCGCGGACCGGGCTCCGCACCATGGCGACGAGCACGGCCACGAGCGCCAACGGAGCCACCAGGCCCAGGGTGGCCATCCGGCTGACGAGGCTGCCGGCGTCGCCTACCTCGGGGAAGCTGGGCCAGGCCACCGCTACCGCGAGCAGACCGACCACCGTGAGGCCGTCGAAGATGCGCGCCACGACGAGTGACCCGAACGCCCCCGGCATCCCCACCGGCTCCTGACGCGCCAGGGCGTACGCCCGAACGAACTCGCCCACGCGCGCCGGAATGAGGTTGTTGGCCATGAAGCCGATCATCACCGACGAGAACCGCGAACCGAAACGGGTGGCCACGACGGGTGCCAGGATCGGCTTCCAGCGGAACGCTCGCACGACCATCGTGGTCGTCGCGACGAAGGTGGCGAGGATCAGCCAGAGCGGGTCCGCTCGGCCCATTTCCGAGACGACGTCGCCCAGGTCCACGTCGCGCAGAACCCACCACAGCAGCGCCGCGCTGATCGCGATGCCCACTGCGGCCCGCCAGTTCAGCCAGCCCGACCGGGCCCGAGGAGACCTGGCGCTCGCGGGCGCCGTCACGCGCGCGCCAGGTCGATCAGGTCGAACACCTCTTCCACGATGTCCCTGGCGCTGACGGGGTCGGCCTTCTCCCAGGCCGATCGCAGCTGCGCCGCTCGGCGGAGCGCCCGCGCACCGGAGTAGCAGAGGTCGGAGATCGGGACCGCCCCCTCGGGGTCGGCGAGCGCAGGCGCGGGGGCGGGCGCCTCGGAGGCCCCCGCCGTGACGATGGGTGCCGCGGCCGCGTCCACGCGATCCGGCGCGGGCCGATCGGCCTCGGCGTGCGCCGGGGGCTCTTCAGCGCCGAGCGCGTCCAGAACCTCCGCGGCGAGCCCCGCGACCAGCGACGGCAGCTCTCCGTGCTGCGCCACATCGATCGAACCGACGGCCTCGTCCAGACGTCCGCCCACGGCGCCGAAGCCGAACGTAACCGCGGTGGTGGACAGGGAGCTCAGGGCAGACTTCAACCGGTCGACAGCGGTCGCGGTCCGTCCCTCGGCGGCGTCCCCGGCCAGCTGCTTCGCACGGGCGAGCTCCGCGCGCGCCTCGGACCTGAAGAAGTTCACGACCTCGACCGGGATCTCGGGCTCGCCGTCGCCGGCGCCCAAAGCGACGGCGGCGGCGCGATCGAGTCGCATCAGAACGGCCTCCTGGTCCTCCCCCGCGCCGTCGTCGAACGCCTCCAGCGCCGTGGCGATTTGACCGAAGGCCGCCGAAAACTCCTCCCCTCCGGGTTCGCCGGTGAGCAGCCCGCGCGCCAGCGAGTCAGCCACCTGCAGGCAGCGCGCTACCACCGGCACATCCGCCAGCGCCGAGCTCCCCGACAGCGCGGCCTGCGCGTCCAACAGACCGCGCAGCGCGGCGGGATCCGGCGCTTCCATCGAAGCCGCCACGGCAGCGGCGCGTGCCGCGGCGGCGATGCGCTCGGCCTCGGCCCGCAGGAACGCCCCGAAGTCGCCTTCCTCCTCTACCGCCGCATCCGTCCCTCCGGCGAGCGCACCCGAGGTCGGGGCGCCGAGAGGCGCGAGCGTGGCGAGCGCGGCGTCCGCGGTGGCGACGCTCTCCGTGTCGGCGACGGCCTTCAGGTCGCCCAAGGCGGAGGCGAGCGCCCCGCGGGTGGCGTCGTCCCAGGCGAGCCCGCCCTCTTCAGCGGTCCGCACCACCGCCTCCAGCGCCAAGGCGACGCGAAGCGTCTGGTCGCGCGACGCCATGTGCGCGCTGCCGCGCAGACGCCGCGCTGGCGCGCGCAGCCGTGCCGCCTCCGCTTTGGTCGCGAGGAGGCTTTCGAGCTCGGCGACGCACTCGGCCGCCTCCGCGGCGAAGAACATGGGCAGGCTCACGAGCGCGCCTCTCGCAGAAGGCGCTTCATCTCGCGCACCGCGCGCTCCATGCCGACCAGCACCGACCGCGAGACGACGCTGTGGCCGATGTTCAGCTCCTCGACGCCTTCCAGGGCGGCCACCGGGCCGACGTTCTCGTACGTCAGGCCGTGCCCCGCGTGGACCCGCAGGCCGAGGTCCATCCCGAGCTCCACCGCCGCCTCGAGCCGCTCGAGCTCGGCGCTCCACTCGGCCACGCCGGCGCCGTGGCGGCGCGGCCACGCGTTGGCATATTCGCCGGTGTGCAGCTCCACCGCGTTGGCGCCGAGGTCGGCCGCGATGCGGACGTCCTCTGGAGCGGGATCGATGAAGAGCGACACGGGAACGTCCGCCCCGCGCAGACGAATCAACGCCTGATCGACGCGGCCGCGGGAGTCGGGGTCGCGCAGCGCAAGCCCGCCCTCGGTGGTGACTTCTGCGCGCTTCTCCGGCACGAGCGTGGCCTCCATCGGCCGCACCTCTTCGGCGACGGCCACCACGTCGCTCGCGGCGGCCAGCTCGAGGTTCAGGCCGGTGCGTATCGTGGCGGCCAGCAGGCGCACGTCGCGGTCCTGGATGTGCCGCCGGTCTTCGCGCAGGTGCACCGTGATCCCATCGGCGCCGCCCAGCTCCGCGAGGACGGCGGCGCGCACCGGATCGGGCTCGTCCGTGCGGCGAGCCTGCCTAACGGTGGCCACATGGTCGACGTTGATGTGAAGGCGCATCATGGAATCTCAGAGAGCAGCGCCGCGATTTCGTGCGCCCGGTCCGCGTCCAGGCCAGACCGGAGAGCGACGCGCAGGGCCTCCCGGCCGAGGGCGCAATATACGGGGCGGTCTTCGGCCGACAACCGAGTCAGATGCAGGCGAACCGTGTCCACGTCTCCGCGAGCGATCGGCCCGGTGAGCGCTCTTGCGAGCCCCAACTCTTCCACGTTGTCCAAAGTGCCTCGGACCAGGGGCAGCAGCGCGCGAACCCTCTCCCGCTCGTCCAGGCCGAGTCCATCCAACTGGCGCGCGGCCAGGTCCAGCAAGGCGACCAGATAGTTCGAGGCGATCACCGCCGCCGCGTGATACGCGGGCCGAACGTGCGGCGGCACGACCAGCACCTGATCGGCCAACCTGCCCACCAGCCGGCGAGCCGCCTCCATCGCCTCGGCATCGCCACCGATCGCGAAGGCGCAGCCCCGCAGCCGAGAGGCGCCCGCGGCCGGATCGGCCACCGTCTGGAGGGGGTGCAGCGAGCCGGTCGGGTAGCCCATCTCACGCAGTGGCTCGAGGACCGACGCGGTCAGCGCTCCGGACAGGTGCAGCGCGACGCACCCGCGCGGCCGGGGAAAGGCGGACAGCGCGCGCGCGGCGCTCCGAAGACCGTCGTCCGGCACCGCCAGCAGCACGACCGTGGTGTCTGGCAGAGGCGCGG
This genomic stretch from Gemmatimonadota bacterium harbors:
- a CDS encoding Rossmann-like and DUF2520 domain-containing protein; amino-acid sequence: MSRSSSPAPADGDRVYVLGAGRMGLALGEALLGAGTASSLCYASRSAVPPQTPLFSDPRVSYQEGVTAPLPDTTVVLLAVPDDGLRSAARALSAFPRPRGCVALHLSGALTASVLEPLREMGYPTGSLHPLQTVADPAAGASRLRGCAFAIGGDAEAMEAARRLVGRLADQVLVVPPHVRPAYHAAAVIASNYLVALLDLAARQLDGLGLDERERVRALLPLVRGTLDNVEELGLARALTGPIARGDVDTVRLHLTRLSAEDRPVYCALGREALRVALRSGLDADRAHEIAALLSEIP
- a CDS encoding pyridoxine 5'-phosphate synthase, producing MMRLHINVDHVATVRQARRTDEPDPVRAAVLAELGGADGITVHLREDRRHIQDRDVRLLAATIRTGLNLELAAASDVVAVAEEVRPMEATLVPEKRAEVTTEGGLALRDPDSRGRVDQALIRLRGADVPVSLFIDPAPEDVRIAADLGANAVELHTGEYANAWPRRHGAGVAEWSAELERLEAAVELGMDLGLRVHAGHGLTYENVGPVAALEGVEELNIGHSVVSRSVLVGMERAVREMKRLLREARS
- a CDS encoding lysylphosphatidylglycerol synthase transmembrane domain-containing protein, whose product is MGIAISAALLWWVLRDVDLGDVVSEMGRADPLWLILATFVATTTMVVRAFRWKPILAPVVATRFGSRFSSVMIGFMANNLIPARVGEFVRAYALARQEPVGMPGAFGSLVVARIFDGLTVVGLLAVAVAWPSFPEVGDAGSLVSRMATLGLVAPLALVAVLVAMVRSPVRAVAWAERLARATLPRSFCRPIVDALEAFLSGLKVLKNPRLLVEISAWSIGLWLYNSLGFWLAFKAFGIDVPFIGAMFLQSIISLVVAVPSAPGFFGLYQWAATVGLEGVWGVDPTPAAAFAIGFHLAGFIPVTLIGLWYASRIGLSWGEVGGSEDIVETAVEDDVALRGGPAADRDPRG